A region from the Actinoplanes sp. OR16 genome encodes:
- a CDS encoding FtsX-like permease family protein yields the protein MALIVRRAAAAKGLLAAGAAVMFIAALLLAGLTAYAGAAAEAGVHAAVESADPAERSVLIRGAAAEGRDEAVRKAYGTAAVSSASYASGWAIADPGAGATPDANGIVYADVVAVGDLQRHAELTAGEWPTGRRAALAEPVARLLGVTAGDTLRLVDRRTDRILPVEVSGVWRPEDRADPFWLLLPDVEAGRLPQTSTHGPIVVTAEAFGSDFGQGASAGWLARPDLTGATRELVARTAGEAAAVSARLPEETGLGASATITTGLPTLAERLDRADLVRRSALVTPVLLLAVLGGYALTLVALLLGEARRPETALLRARGASRRQLAGFAAAEAFVLVLPAALIAPPLAVLLVGGIPIPGTTLEPRLTGQVWLIAAVAAAGGVLALTVPALRKAGTYIAETAGRARLSMFRKAGLDVVVVALAVLGWLQLRQYSSPVSAGFGGVDPLLAAAPTLGVLTGAVLAVRLLPPIARFVAGRLGRGVSRSGLLGTWQAGRRAHAGPMVMLALAVAAATVSWSLAGTTEGSIDDQAEQRVGADMRVVEAGGAAPDGREQQLRALPGAREVVPAWRESIPLTAGSDPAELIAIDTAAARSVMLAREDATGGPPRALLDAMTRTHKSEISERALRPGAIATTGGPVRTFAVLKDGSRLDLGVSTDGRPITITAQRTGLVGFLVQGPQDAEVSWRITGQDGEWTAITRGGTSRSAGEDGTLRVGGAFAVTPALLREPVPVAVTQHAYTELNVRPGQPAFMTVSGASVPIQVVAVINRVPGTSGGAAILADRPALDAALFTAYGIAPRTSEWWISGDPGGTENLTGAEILDRRELARSAAEDPFGAGARVALFLAAFGAVLLAAAGIAADSRATAARRAGELAILHTLGAGPRLLARSLVIEQAFLAGVGALTGLGVGLLVAGAMAPLLILTPTAVRPVPVPVLDVAWLATTGSVALLVAIALALSAITAASAARRLPAARLRLGADR from the coding sequence ATGGCGCTGATCGTCCGGCGCGCCGCCGCCGCCAAAGGCCTGCTGGCCGCCGGCGCGGCCGTCATGTTCATCGCCGCGCTGCTGCTGGCCGGCCTGACCGCGTACGCGGGCGCCGCCGCCGAGGCGGGAGTGCACGCGGCGGTCGAGTCGGCGGACCCGGCCGAGCGTTCCGTGCTGATCCGCGGCGCCGCCGCCGAGGGACGCGACGAGGCGGTCCGCAAGGCGTACGGCACGGCGGCGGTGAGCAGCGCCTCCTACGCCTCGGGCTGGGCGATCGCCGACCCCGGCGCGGGCGCGACCCCGGACGCGAACGGCATCGTCTACGCCGACGTCGTCGCTGTCGGCGACCTCCAGCGGCATGCCGAGCTGACAGCGGGGGAGTGGCCGACCGGCAGGCGGGCGGCCCTGGCCGAGCCGGTGGCCCGGCTGCTGGGTGTGACGGCCGGCGACACGCTGCGACTGGTGGACCGCCGCACCGACCGGATCCTGCCGGTCGAGGTGTCCGGCGTCTGGCGCCCGGAGGATCGGGCCGACCCGTTCTGGCTGCTGCTGCCGGACGTCGAGGCCGGCCGCCTGCCGCAGACCTCGACCCACGGCCCGATCGTGGTGACCGCTGAGGCTTTCGGCAGCGACTTCGGGCAGGGCGCCTCGGCGGGCTGGCTGGCCCGGCCCGACCTCACCGGCGCGACCAGGGAGCTCGTGGCCCGTACCGCCGGAGAGGCCGCCGCCGTCAGCGCCCGGCTGCCGGAGGAGACCGGACTGGGTGCCTCCGCCACCATCACGACGGGCCTGCCCACTCTCGCCGAGCGACTGGACCGCGCCGACCTGGTACGCCGATCCGCCCTGGTCACGCCGGTGCTCCTGCTGGCCGTCCTCGGCGGGTACGCGCTCACGCTGGTGGCGCTGCTGCTCGGCGAGGCCCGCCGCCCGGAGACCGCCCTGCTGCGTGCCCGGGGCGCCTCACGCCGGCAGCTGGCTGGATTCGCGGCGGCCGAGGCGTTCGTGCTCGTCCTCCCGGCCGCCCTGATCGCGCCGCCGCTGGCAGTGCTGCTGGTCGGCGGGATCCCGATCCCCGGCACCACGCTGGAGCCCCGGCTGACCGGCCAGGTGTGGCTGATCGCCGCGGTGGCGGCGGCGGGCGGCGTGCTGGCCCTGACCGTCCCGGCGCTGCGCAAGGCCGGCACGTACATCGCCGAGACCGCCGGCCGGGCCCGCCTGTCGATGTTCCGCAAGGCCGGCCTCGACGTCGTCGTGGTGGCGCTGGCGGTGCTCGGCTGGCTGCAGCTGAGGCAGTACTCGTCGCCGGTGAGCGCGGGCTTCGGCGGCGTGGATCCGCTGCTCGCCGCCGCCCCGACGCTCGGCGTGCTGACCGGCGCGGTCCTCGCGGTGCGGCTGCTGCCGCCGATCGCCCGGTTCGTGGCGGGACGGCTCGGCCGCGGGGTGAGCCGGTCCGGACTGCTCGGCACCTGGCAGGCCGGTCGCCGCGCGCACGCCGGCCCGATGGTGATGCTGGCGCTCGCGGTGGCCGCCGCGACCGTCTCGTGGTCGCTCGCCGGAACCACCGAGGGTTCCATCGACGACCAGGCCGAGCAGCGGGTCGGCGCGGACATGCGGGTCGTCGAGGCGGGCGGTGCCGCCCCGGACGGCCGCGAGCAGCAGCTCAGGGCGCTGCCGGGCGCCCGCGAGGTGGTACCGGCGTGGCGGGAGTCGATCCCGCTGACCGCCGGCAGCGATCCGGCCGAGCTGATCGCCATCGACACGGCCGCGGCCAGGTCGGTGATGCTGGCCCGGGAGGACGCGACCGGCGGCCCGCCACGGGCACTTCTGGACGCGATGACCCGTACCCATAAATCAGAAATATCCGAAAGAGCCCTCCGCCCCGGTGCGATCGCGACAACCGGCGGTCCCGTGCGGACGTTCGCCGTCCTCAAGGACGGCAGCCGCCTGGATCTTGGAGTGAGCACTGACGGTCGGCCGATCACCATCACGGCGCAGCGAACCGGCCTGGTCGGCTTCCTCGTCCAAGGTCCGCAGGACGCCGAGGTCAGCTGGCGGATCACCGGCCAGGACGGCGAGTGGACCGCGATCACCCGCGGCGGCACCAGCCGGAGCGCCGGCGAGGACGGGACCCTGCGGGTGGGCGGCGCCTTCGCGGTGACCCCGGCGCTCCTGCGGGAACCGGTGCCGGTCGCGGTGACCCAGCACGCGTACACCGAGCTCAACGTCCGGCCCGGCCAGCCGGCGTTCATGACGGTGAGCGGCGCGAGCGTGCCGATCCAGGTGGTCGCGGTGATCAATCGCGTGCCCGGGACCAGCGGCGGAGCGGCGATCCTGGCCGACCGCCCGGCGCTCGACGCGGCCCTGTTCACCGCCTACGGCATCGCGCCGCGCACGTCCGAGTGGTGGATCAGCGGTGATCCGGGCGGCACGGAGAACCTCACCGGGGCCGAGATCCTCGACCGGCGTGAGCTGGCACGATCGGCGGCCGAGGACCCGTTCGGCGCGGGCGCGCGGGTGGCGCTGTTCCTCGCGGCGTTCGGCGCGGTGCTGCTCGCTGCCGCCGGCATCGCCGCCGATTCCCGGGCGACCGCCGCCCGCCGGGCCGGTGAGCTGGCCATCCTGCACACGCTCGGCGCCGGTCCGCGCCTGCTGGCCCGGTCGCTCGTGATCGAGCAGGCGTTCCTCGCGGGCGTCGGCGCACTGACCGGTCTCGGCGTCGGCCTGCTGGTGGCGGGCGCGATGGCGCCGCTGCTGATCCTGACGCCGACGGCGGTCCGCCCGGTTCCGGTGCCGGTCCTCGACGTCGCCTGGCTCGCCACCACGGGCAGCGTCGCGCTCCTGGTCGCGATCGCGCTGGCGCTGAGCGCGATCACCGCGGCCTCGGCGGCACGCAGGCTTCCGGCGGCGCGGTTGCGCTTGGGGGCAGATCGATGA
- a CDS encoding ABC transporter ATP-binding protein — MSINALEIRRLVKSFGTYRAVNEIDLTVRSGTVHGMVGPNGAGKSTTIGMAVGLVVPDSGSIRVLGHDAVRDRGTARALTGVLPDGLDLPERLTGAELLRYSAGLRGLSRRLASARVDELIAVLGLAKAAGTPLADCSTGTRKKVGLAQALLHAPRLLVLDEPFEAVDPVSAATIRRVLTRFVEGGGTTVLSTHSMLLVEQMCDDVTVIHQGRVVAAGPVAEVAAGRTLEDRFVELVGADHSGDAGLDWLTTPGPAR, encoded by the coding sequence GTGTCGATCAACGCCCTCGAGATACGCCGATTGGTGAAGAGCTTCGGGACGTACCGGGCGGTGAACGAGATCGATCTGACTGTCCGCTCCGGAACCGTTCACGGCATGGTCGGCCCCAACGGCGCCGGAAAGTCCACGACGATCGGCATGGCGGTCGGCCTGGTCGTCCCGGACTCCGGCTCGATCCGCGTCCTCGGCCACGACGCCGTCCGCGACCGCGGCACGGCCCGGGCGCTCACCGGCGTCCTCCCCGACGGCCTCGACCTGCCGGAACGCCTCACCGGCGCGGAACTGCTCCGCTACAGCGCCGGTCTGCGCGGCCTCTCCCGCCGGCTGGCGTCGGCCCGCGTCGACGAACTGATCGCGGTCCTGGGCCTGGCGAAGGCGGCCGGCACCCCGCTCGCCGACTGCTCGACCGGCACGCGCAAGAAGGTCGGCCTCGCGCAGGCCCTGCTGCACGCACCCCGCCTCCTCGTCCTCGACGAACCGTTCGAAGCCGTCGACCCGGTCTCCGCCGCCACGATCCGGCGCGTCCTGACCCGCTTCGTCGAAGGTGGCGGCACGACCGTCCTGTCCACCCACTCGATGCTCCTGGTCGAGCAGATGTGCGACGACGTGACCGTCATCCACCAGGGCCGGGTCGTGGCAGCGGGCCCGGTCGCCGAGGTCGCCGCGGGACGCACCCTGGAGGACCGCTTCGTGGAACTGGTGGGCGCCGACCACTCCGGCGACGCGGGTCTCGACTGGCTGACGACCCCGGGCCCGGCCCGATGA